From Drosophila willistoni isolate 14030-0811.24 unplaced genomic scaffold, UCI_dwil_1.1 Seg531, whole genome shotgun sequence, a single genomic window includes:
- the LOC124461529 gene encoding uncharacterized protein LOC124461529, with translation MAPRPRSVQASKEERRCSRGTESFRCRVCRGIHPLKRCRRFLRLNVEKRMRALLANKYCANCLAHQHSGGSCLSGDKCRICEEDHHTLLHFHEQPRRRTPSSVVRRVTPESSRRRVAPTPASDPKLTLTTLLQHRNPHLMPTAMVRIETEGKTFDVKALVDPCSAVSSMATSLATAFKLTAVNIGAEKAVAAVIRSPISEGWRLEAILKVVDGLCCRTPSAPVDPQIAKKFEGIVLADETFYRPSSVSLVLGADVITEVMLEGSLPGVGGRPIAMRTVFGWTLSGACH, from the coding sequence ATGGCTCCGAGACCGCGTTCAGTACAGGCATCGAAAGAGGAGCGCAGATGTTCGCGAGGAACTGAGTCCTTCCGTTGCCGAGTCTGTCGCGGAATCCATCCTCTGAAGCGATGCCGTCGCTTCCTGCGGCTGAACGTGGAGAAGAGGATGAGGGCATTGCTGGCGAATAAGTACTGCGCCAATTGCCTGGCCCACCAACATTCCGGAGGAAGCTGCTTAAGCGGTGATAAGTGCCGAATCTGTGAGGAGGATCACCACACGCTGCTTCACTTCCATGAACAGCCACGTCGACGCACTCCAAGCTCCGTCGTACGCCGAGTCACCCCCGAGTCCTCCAGACGAAGGGTCGCGCCAACGCCAGCCTCCGATCCGAAACTGACCTTGACCACACTGCTGCAGCACCGCAATCCGCATCTGATGCCCACGGCGATGGTGCGTATTGAGACGGAGGGAAAAACCTTCGACGTGAAGGCCCTGGTGGACCCTTGTTCTGCGGTATCGTCGATGGCGACGTCATTGGCCACGGCCTTCAAGTTGACAGCCGTCAATATAGGGGCAGAGAAAGCGGTGGCAGCAGTGATCCGGTCCCCAATCAGTGAAGGATGGCGATTGGAGGCGATCCTGAAGGTGGTCGATGGCTTGTGCTGCCGCACTCCAAGCGCTCCGGTGGACCCACAGATCGCCAAAAAGTTTGAGGGCATCGTCCTGGCGGATGAGACGTTCTACCGACCGTCGTCAGTGTCTCTGGTCCTGGGCGCGGATGTGATCACGGAGGTCATGCTAGAAGGGAGTCTACCTGGGGTTGGCGGGCGGCCGATTGCGATGCGCACAGTTTTTGGCTGGACCCTGTCCGGAGCGTGCCATTAA